GCGGCCTTCACGCCGCGAACGACCGCCGCGCGTGCGACGTCATCGCCGACAAGACGCGGGAATTGCTCGCGCGGCAGTTCCACGCGCGCGATCGTGTCATGCGCGCGCACGCGCATTCCGGTAAAACCAAGTCCGGCGAGCGCGGACTCCGCGGCTTCGATTTTAGCAAGAATTTCGGGCGAGACGCGCGTGCCGTAGGGGATGCGCGAGGCCAGGCACGCGGCGGCCGGCTTGTCCCAGGTCGGCAGGTCCATCCGCCGCGACGCCTCTCGGATTTCCGCTTTGGTCAGGCCCGCCTCGGCCAGCGGATGACGCACGCCCTTTTCCGTCGCGGCCTTTCGGCCGGGGCGGTAGTCGGAAAGGTCGTCGGCGTTCAGGCCGTCGCAGACGAACGCCACGTCCATCGACGCGGCGACGCGCGCCGTGACTTCGTACAGCTCCGTCTTGCAGTGGTAACAGCGATCCGGCGCGTTGGCGCGATAGCCCTCGCGGTCCATCTCGTGCGTCTCGACGATTTGAACGGGGGCGTCGATCGCGCGCGCGAACGCTTCGGCGTCCGCCAGCTCCGACGCGGGCAGGCTGTCGCTTTTGCCGATCACCGCGCGCGCACGGCCGGGCATCGTTTCATGCGCGAACGCCAGCAAAAAGGCGGAGTCCGCCCCGCCGGAAAACGCGACGACAACGTCGCCCATCTCGCGCAGGATCCGCGCGAGCGATTCGAGTTTTTCGTCCAGGTTCATGGCTGCGTTGCTCTCCCGAAGTCCCTCGAGAGCTTTTTAGCACGGCGGCGTATGGAGAGGAAACGGAAGGGGCCGCGCCGTGTGGCGCAACCCCGATTTGCGGACCATCAATCAGCAGGCAAAACCGCCATCGTCATCATTGTCGTCGGCGTCGTCATCGTCGGTGTTGTCAGGATCATTGGCGGCGGCGGCGTCGTTCGTATCGTCGTCGGAAGCGCTCGCCATGGTTGTGGTTGTGGTTGTGGTGGACGTCGCCGGCACGGAGGCTGTCGTGGTGGTGGTTGTGGTCGGAGCAACGGTCGTCGTCGTGGTCGTCGTGGTATTGCCACCGTAATAAAGATACACGATGCCTTCGGAATGCTCGCCGTTGCTGGCGTGCGGAGCGCCGACGAGGATGTCGTCAAACCCGTCGCCGTTGACGTCGCCGGCGCCGGAGGCGGCGAAGCCAAAGTCTCCGCCACCGACCTTCGTCCAGGCAGCATCGACTTTGGGGCCTGTCGATGATCCGGTATGCACCCACGCCTGCTGGGGCCAGAAGTCGCCGACGATCATGTCGTCGTAACCATCCGCGTTGACGTCAAACCCGCCGTCAATGGGGATTTCCGCCACGCAAAAACCGTAGCAACCCGGAGAACTGTAGACCTTGCTCCAGGCCGGGGACGAAACGATTCCATGGGCGCGGCCGAGAAATACCGACACACGGCCTGCGACACCGTCCATCACCATGACGTCATCGTATCCGTCCGCGTTGGTGTCGCCGGCGGACGAGACGGCCGCGGTAAGTTCGCC
This bacterium DNA region includes the following protein-coding sequences:
- the larE gene encoding ATP-dependent sacrificial sulfur transferase LarE; amino-acid sequence: MNLDEKLESLARILREMGDVVVAFSGGADSAFLLAFAHETMPGRARAVIGKSDSLPASELADAEAFARAIDAPVQIVETHEMDREGYRANAPDRCYHCKTELYEVTARVAASMDVAFVCDGLNADDLSDYRPGRKAATEKGVRHPLAEAGLTKAEIREASRRMDLPTWDKPAAACLASRIPYGTRVSPEILAKIEAAESALAGLGFTGMRVRAHDTIARVELPREQFPRLVGDDVARAAVVRGVKAAGFQYVVLDLEGYRTGSHNEVLTPADRAAVS
- a CDS encoding integrin alpha, with product MTSILGWRVSAAGDINADGYDDFLVTSDRFVHAYLGSVSGPGAVPFWSVQQEPGGSDFGETLAEVGDVNADGYDDILIGDYRYGNDVNGRAYLYLGGAGGFSANADQILDGEAEDYLGWAIGGAGDVNADGYDDVVIGFPFFSNDLFNEGKVAVYFGSEFGLEDSPGSVAEGNAYYAWVGFSVAGAGDVNGDGYDDVIAGGFFPHGVQVYLGSSSGIEPSPVWARPGELTAAVSSAGDTNADGYDDVMVMDGVAGRVSVFLGRAHGIVSSPAWSKVYSSPGCYGFCVAEIPIDGGFDVNADGYDDMIVGDFWPQQAWVHTGSSTGPKVDAAWTKVGGGDFGFAASGAGDVNGDGFDDILVGAPHASNGEHSEGIVYLYYGGNTTTTTTTTVAPTTTTTTTASVPATSTTTTTTTMASASDDDTNDAAAANDPDNTDDDDADDNDDDGGFAC